From one Desulfosporosinus sp. Sb-LF genomic stretch:
- a CDS encoding DUF169 domain-containing protein yields the protein MILQEYAKQLKEVLALDGTPVGVAFSDSSASNGKGSKVMACSAFYQAARKGVTFNVSAETSTFPGGFRRVETPPKTARAFMYQGF from the coding sequence ATGATTTTGCAAGAGTACGCTAAACAGCTAAAAGAGGTACTAGCCTTAGATGGTACTCCGGTTGGTGTAGCCTTTAGTGATTCTTCCGCAAGCAATGGTAAAGGAAGTAAAGTTATGGCTTGCTCCGCTTTCTACCAGGCTGCCAGAAAGGGGGTCACATTTAATGTTAGTGCGGAAACAAGTACTTTTCCTGGAGGTTTTCGAAGAGTGGAGACACCCCCGAAAACAGCCAGAGCCTTTATGTACCAAGGGTTCTAG